One region of Armigeres subalbatus isolate Guangzhou_Male chromosome 3, GZ_Asu_2, whole genome shotgun sequence genomic DNA includes:
- the LOC134221641 gene encoding uncharacterized protein LOC134221641: protein MHTQTVCDDPAALGSIISKPPLLMFAGAAKLFTLDGPAKAKLLVPDGPATARSSSFDGSETPLFHPSPVPSPTPPVPPLLLFHPAHPSPQLHLFHLFPPPVPCSQPPVPVPAHLFPPTSPLFCSCSTPPPVPSPVPTPPLFPPVPCPSPTPPQFLFPPALFPPVHLFPPVPTLFLFLSVPSPPPHPSSPHPASTPTSAPALFPALFPPVPAPCSASLQPVPAPPAPTSLPLQPQPVSSPTSSPV, encoded by the exons ATGCATACGCAGACAGTATGCGATGATCCAGCGGCATTGGGATCGATTATTTCGAAACCACCATTATTGATGTTTGCTGGTGCGGCGAAATTGTTCACTCTAGATGGTCCCGCCAAGGCGAAATTATTGGTGCCTGATGGTCCGGCAACGGCGAGATCATCAAGTTTCGATGGTTCAGAAACG CCCCTGTTCCACCCCAGccctgttcccagccccacCCCACCTGTTCCACCCCTGCTCCTGTTCCACCCAGCCCACCCCAGCCCCCAGCTCCACCTGTTCCACCTGTTCCCACCACCTGTTCCCTGTTCCCAGCCCCCAGTTCCTGTCCCAGCCCACCTGTTCCCACCCACCTCACCCCTGTTCTGTTCCTGTTCCACCCCACCACCTGTTCCCagccctgttcccaccccacccCTGTTCCCACCTGTTCCCTGTCCcagccccaccccaccccagtTCCTGTTCCCACCAGCCCTGTTCCCACCAGTTCACCTGTTCCCACCTGTTCCcaccctgttcctgttcctgtCTGTTCCCAgccccccaccccaccccagtTCACCCCACCCAGCCTCCACCCCCACCTCAGCCCCAGCCCTGTTCCCAGCCCTGTTCCCACCTGTTCCAGCTCCCTGTTCAGCCTCACTCCAGCCTGTTCCAGCCCCACCAGCCCCCACCTCACTCCCACTCCAGCCCCAGCCTGTTAGCAGCCCCACTAGCTCACCTGTTTAG